A genome region from Glycine max cultivar Williams 82 chromosome 5, Glycine_max_v4.0, whole genome shotgun sequence includes the following:
- the LOC100820011 gene encoding CBL-interacting protein kinase 23 codes for MANSRIARFFMEVAPPQYVTVMRHRTSKMLDTITEDEREISTSDSVMSPPKKSKSAVAVAASSASASVTNVKGSWDLGVWECKETHGLGILALNLNFASLPIFYDNLASGTVASTPDPASAILMGVEVLVTVSRKDVLFPMDVWHVGHLLHIPAAFFQNFHQLRATKASGPSEALMISEEHICDPAKRVDFCPDHQFLVSLFEMCLCFVAHLEASVDVLLNCLETVLDDESMMNEVCFSSEEEVACASSLRRIYQEVQVRVHQLQARINRNLSIMKISRHPNVVHVYEVLHSEKKLFIVLEHVTGGKLFDKITNSRSLTELEARKYFQQLICAVAFCHSRGVSHGNLKPENLLLDAKGVLKVSDFGMRPLFQQVPLHTPCSTPHYMAPEVASITCYEGAQADIWSCGVILFVLLAGYLPFNDKDIYLKRCQADFTCPSFFSPSVTRLIKRTLDPCPATRITIDEILEDEWFNNEHQPTRSFQENISSDKDSKNVVGEGQDAGPSASVTRNAFKKSLHLSLVRNLFNKALAKRETSFISKCSANEIVSGIENRAASMGFNIKKRNYKLRIEGERAQRKGHLSICTKISEADPPFHTVEIRKTGGDTLEFDNFCKDLSAGLQDIIWKEEPVNTEKDGASTSSAK; via the exons ATGGCAAATTCTCGCATTGCTAGGTTCTTCATGGAGGTGGCACCACCACAGTATGTTACTGTGATGAGGCACAGAACATCAAAGATGTTGGACACTATTACTGAAGATGAGAGGGAGATTAGCACCAGTGATTCTGTCATGTCACCCCCTAAAAAAAGCAAATCAGCAGTAGCAGTTGCAGCTTCATCTGCTTCTGCTTCTGTTACCAATGTTAAGGGAAG TTGGGACTTGGGAGTTTGGGAGTGTAAAGAGACTCATGGATTGGGAATTCTTGCacttaatttgaattttgct AGCCtgcctattttttatgataacttGGCATCTGGAACAGTTGCCAGTACTCCTGATCCTGCGTCAGCCATTCTCATGGGTGTTGAAGTACTGGTTACAGTTTCAAGAAAAGATGTTCTATTCCCAATGGATGTGTGGCATGTGGGTCACTTGTTACATATCCCTGCAGCATTCTTTCAGAACTTCCATCAGCTTAGAGCTACTAAAGCTTCTGGTCCATCGGAAGCATTGATGATTTCAGAAGAGCATATTTGTGATCCAGCAAAGAGAGTGGATTTCTGTCCAGATCACCAGTTCTTAGTTAGCCTATTTGAAATGTGTT TGTGTTTTGTTGCCCATCTTGAAGCTTCTGTTGATGTTCTTCTTAATTGCTTGGAgacagttttagatgatgaatCAATGATGAATGAAGTTTGCTTTTCTTCAGAAGAGGAAGTGGCATGTGCTTCTTCTCTTCGAAGAATTTATCAAGAG gtGCAGGTGCGAGTACATCAACTGCAGGCCCGG ATAAATCGAAATTTATCAATCATGAAAATTAGTAGACACCCGAATGTCGTGCATGTGTATGAG GTGCTGCATTCCGAAAAAAAGTTGTTTATTGTACTGGAACATGTAACTGGTGGAAAACTGTTTGATAAAATC ACAAACAGCAGGTCACTGACAGAACTGGAagcaagaaaatattttcagcaGCTTATATGTGCTGTGGCTTTCTGTCACAGTAGAGGTGTTTCCCATGGAAACTTAAAG CCAGAGAATTTGTTGCTGGATGCTAAGGGGGTGCTTAAAGTATCAGATTTTGGAATGAGGCCACTGTTTCAACAAGTTCCA CTTCACACACCGTGCAGTACCCCACATTATATGGCCCCAGAG GTGGCAAGCATCACTTGCTATGAGGGTGCACAGGCTGATATATGGTCATGTGGTGttattctttttgttctattgGCCGGTTATTTACCCTTCAATGATAAAGACATTTATCTAAAG AGATGCCAGGCTGATTTCACTtgtccttcatttttttctccaagtGTAACGAGACTAATTAAGAGAACCCTTGATCCCTGTCCTGCTACA CGGATTACAATTGATGAGATCTTGGAGGATGAATGGTTCAATAATGAGCATCAACCTACTAGATCGTTCCAGGAAAATATTAGTTCTGATAAA GATTCAAAAAATGTTGTTGGGGAGGGGCAAGATGCGGGGCCTTCAGCATCTGTGACTAGGAATGCATTCAAAAAGTCTCTTCACTTGAGCCTTGTTCGGAATCTTTTCAATAAG GCGCTTGCTAAAAGGGAAACAAGTTTCATATCCAAATGTTCTGCAAATGAGATAGTTTCAGGAATTGAAAATAGAGCAGCGTCTATGGGTTTCAATATTAAGAAGAGAAACTATAAG TTGAGGATTGAAGGTGAACGAGCTCAACGCAAAGGTCATCTATCAATATGCACTAAG ATCTCTGAGGCAGACCCTCCCTTTCACACGGTTGAGATTCGGAAGACTGGAGGCGATACTCTGGAATTTGACAAT TTCTGTAAGGATCTCTCTGCTGGGCTGCAAGATATCATTTGGAAAGAAGAGCCTGTCAACACAGAAAAAGATG GTGCGAGTACATCAAGtgcaaaataa